In the Salvia miltiorrhiza cultivar Shanhuang (shh) chromosome 8, IMPLAD_Smil_shh, whole genome shotgun sequence genome, gtaataaaagtgaaattaaatgattaaaaaataattatataccttaATTAGATAgaatgaactctaattaataatcacaaaattaaactaaatcattaaaatttgaaatttgagaaaaatatataaaaacataaataaaattgaaagtgggacatcAAGTGGGGTCGCTGAATCTCAATCCCCAAGCTAATAGCAACTGAATTAGAATCTCTATAAAATAAGATAATAGATTATactaattagaatttttttcaaataaaatacacatGCAACTGTTTCTAGAAAAGATATTGATACTCACGGTCGTCGGCGATGTATGGGGGGCCGGTCATCAATTTCGATGTGGGGGATATGGGAAACCTTGGGCCATTCATAATCTGCCTCACTTTTAATCACTAATTCCGGGCAACGCTTAATAACTAGTCGTTTTAATGTTGTGAGGCGCCGCATTGCATCCATAGATGGTAGACGCCTTAGCCTCTTGAAGTTATATAACTGCAAACTTTTTAGAGATGAGAGGTTCCCAAACCATTCAGGTAACTCTTCCATTCCAAAATCAATTAAGCATAATGAAGTAAGAGCTGTAAGATGTTGAATTGATTCCGGCATGCATTCCCAACTTTCCATCCCCCACAAATATAACTCATAAAGTGAGTGGCAGCATCCTTGCAATATGCCATCCACAGTCTCCAAACTTAATTTAGGAACGCCTTTGATTGTCAATTTTGTTAGACGAGGGAATATAGGGAGGGATGTGATTGGGAAGCTTCTTCCTTCTGATTCTTCTTCTCCGCACCTATCTGATATTTCTCGCAAATTCCAGCAGTAACTTATCAATTTGGAGGCGTCGCATTGCATCCCTAGTCTCCAAATTTAACTTAGGAACGCCTTGAATCATCAATTTTGTTAGACGAGGGAATTTAGGGAGGGATGTGATTGTGAAGCTTCTTCCTTGTGATTCTTCTTCTCCGCACCTATCTGATATTTCTCTCAAATTCCGGCACCAACTTATCCACAAAGAAGAGAGAGTCTCGCTGTTACTCAATAACCAATCAGCTGGCAGACATTCCACACCGATCCCATCAATCCACAGAAATTCAAGGCATGACGAGACATGACTTGGAACACTCATCAATTTCTGGCAACCAATAATTTTCAAATGTTGGAGGCGAGGAAATAGCTTCACTTCACTTCCATCCGAAATTTCTATTTCTGCCCACTCTGCCAGCTTAGGCATAAAATACAATTCCAACCTCTCGAGAGCTGGAAAAACAATGCGCGTGTCCTTGTTCACAGTTCCATAGAGTGATGAATTTATACACTTCAAATTGATATAAAGATGCCTTAAGTTAATCAAGTACTTAATCGTACTTGGCAGTTTTCTCACCTTATTTGAGTGTACTCTCAACATCCCACATGAGTGTACTGTCAACGTCTGCAAGTGATAGAATTCACCAATCCAATCCGGCAAAACTTCAATTCCTGTCTTTGAAATGTTAAAATCTCTCAAATGTATCAACTTTTGAATAGAACTTGGCAGCTCTTTAACTTCAGAGTCCAGACGTAAAACATGCAAACTTTCCAAGTCTGAGAAGTTGATATCAGAAATATCAGCTTTGGATGTTATTAGTAATGTACGCAAAGATTTTGCCATTTCTTTTGGGATACGACTTGATTCCTCTCCACAGTTGTTGAAACAGAACAAGCGAGCTCGTGCACAAGATCGTGCATGCCACAACTTTTGACATTTCCGTCATCATCTCTCCATAAAACTTGCAGTAAAGAGTTGTGAAGAAGAACGTTGATAAATTTTTCGCCCACGGACTCCATGTCATCCCTTCCATCAGCTTGAAGAAAACCTTCTGCCATCCACATCTCAATCAGTTCCTGTTTGATGATTTCGGAGCCTTTAGGAAACATCGCACAGTACGCAAAGCACTTCTTAAGTGATGGCAAAGACAAATTATCAAAGCTCAATCTCAATATTTTTGAGATATTATCTCCTCCTTCATCGGCTGAAAGCCATTTCTCCTCGATTGAACGCCATTCTTCCTCGGATTGATTGCTCAGTATTCCCCCAACTACATTGGCAGCCAATGGCAAACCTTGACACCTTCTTGCTATCTTTCTCCCAATGGCCTCAAATTCCGATGAAGCATTTTCTTCTCCAAAGGTTTTAACTTTGATTATCGACCAACAATCCTCCTCTGATAAACCTTCCAACTCACGTGTATGAAGTGGATTCACAATTGAAGCAACCTTTATACTTCTGGTTGTAACAACAATGGCATTTCCCTTGACACAACTAACTCCAAACAAGGAATTGTAAAAATCTTGCCATTTGGAAAGATCTTCATTCCATACATCATCAAGTACAAGAAGATAAGTTTTATCTTTCAAAGCTTCTTTAAGCTTTGCAAGAATATCTTCCCTGCTCGCATTTTCAACTTGACAAGAAGTCAAGTTATTGAGAATTTTCTTGAAAAGAGTTATTGCATCAAAATTTGGGGAAACATGCACCCAAATATGTGATCCAAACCGAGTCTCATCCTTCAGATGATTGAAGACTTTCCTAGTCAGTGTGGTCTTCCCCAATCCCCCATCCCCACAATGGGGAGGATGAAAACTCTGCTTTCATCAGTTGTGATGCTATTGGTAAGCTTCTCAACTATTTCCGATGCAACATTATCTCTTCCAATAAAAATTGGATCATGATAAGATGAATCAGTTTCCGAAGAAGCAATAACCAAAGTGGGCTCATTGGCAAACTTCTCTACGAGGCCAAACTTGACCGCCTCTTCGTTAATGGACTCCAACTTCTCAttgatttctttgattttaaGAGCCATATTTCGAGAACGTGAGATATGCTTGAAGCATGAGAAGCATGATGGTACCTTTTCCTCCTCGGGCTCGGCGGGCTTGATCTGTTTGGAGAGATTATGATAGTTGATTTCATCCAAAACATTGTCAGCATCAAAAGCTACGTCTTCAAGCTTCTCCAGCCAACCCTTGACAGCTTCGCCGGTGATGTCACGCTTCTCGGCATCGTTCAAGAATTTTTTGATCATGTCGAGACTCCCAGCTAGCTTTTCTGCATCTTTGCGGACACCTCGGATCTGAGAGATCTCTTTCTTGCAAAGGTCGACGAGGTTTTGAACTAGAACTTGAAGAACGGCGGCAGCAGCTTCTCCTTCCATTCTTTGAGCTGAtaacttagagagagagagagaaattgagtgtgAGAGAGAGCTAAGGAATAGAAATGAATGAGTGATGATaacttagagagagaaagagagaaattgagtgagagagagagctagGAATAGAATTAGATGAGTTACATGAGTATACAGCCTTTCATTCTAGATATGGTTTTCTTCTTTTCGTTCGGTTTGAAGGATTAGATAGTATTAAATTAGATTAATCTTGTGAAATCATGTTCGATTGGGTGGATAGGGCCCGGTATTCAATCTCGAAATAATGCCACGTAGGAATATGTAGTCTTGGATTATGAGTCATGGCTTATCCCCTATGATAAAATTAATCTTGGATCAACTCAATCTCGAGTAATCTCGGGTCAATTTAATCTCGGCAACCGAACgcccctttatatatatatttcaatctTTGCCGAcactttttttaataatttgacTTTGAATAGTTAGCTCGTGAAGATTTGGTGGGctattaatataaaaaactgTAAATGTAATACAGTAATTAGTTGATATTTTAACAATGTGGTAAAGAGAAACACAATACAAATTAACAATATTGTTATGTCCCCACTCACCGCATCACCCTTCTTTTTTCCTCCCTTTCTCCTCCATTCAATCCCCTCTTTTAATGTTAAAGGCCTTTAATAtatgaatataataatatattaaaggCTTTTAATTAACCAATAATGCAATGCTTTTCTCTTACTTtactctgtctctctctctcttaaaacTAAAAATGGAAAAGCTGaagttggtggtggtggtggcaaaCCAACTTATCAACACTAGTTATTCCTTTATGCTTTTGTGTTTAGTGGAATAATCAATCAAGTCCACATACACAAATACAAGTGCAACTACACTAACACTAACTGGCCACATGAGATCCCCTGTTCCACTATTTTGTGTTTTTACCACCGTGTGctacttttaatttattatagtaatttttaattatattttctttaattttaatttattatgctttaatattataaaaagataattaacaagggtttactcatccaattaggatttataattatttttttatatttatttgaattaataattgattatttgagttcattaattcaaagttatgatatataattttttaaaatttcaatgtttagtgataaatattaattagagttcataatataataatattttttatttttataaaaaataattataaaatagataaattacgAATAATACACAGTGGTACACATAAAATAATGGACTGATAATCCCATCTGCTAACTGCGGGGAAGTATTAATTAGTTGTGCCAATTACACACGCCAAGTTAGACGAGTTGGCTAACTGCGGGGAAGTATTAAGTGATAatcacataaaataatttatctttATGTGCGGATACACAAAATTTCTgttagtattaaaaaaaaaaagcgaaTTATTTAACCCATCAAATATAGTAGATCTCTTTGACAACTCAATTTTAATGGGACTCTTTCCCCACTTTATACACATCTTGTGACAATTTATTAAACCCATTGCTCCCAAACAACGCTATAATTTTCATGGACATAATGAGTATATAACATAGGGcgtaattcaaataaaaatttgttaTTGCATGAATTGTGAAAACTCTATCATCAACAAATATAGTGAATTAAGGTTTGTGAAGCTTTGTGAGAGTAATAAAAATGAAGAAACTCTACAATAGAGTAAATTTTGTGGGACGATCAAGAGCTGCGCCCCTCGTTCACTTCTCCCTCGAAGACGGATCTTAATTCCTTTGGTCACGTAAATGGCGGAATGGGCGTTCGTGCACCATTATTGAGGCACCATtatcaatttcaactttatatgctttagtttaattttatgattattaactagggtttattccatcaaattatggtacatatttattttttatcatttaatttcacttttattagctaataataggttgataaattaaaattcattgtatatactttttaaaaaatatattttttttcaaataaaaattaagtataattcataatattataataaattttaattttataaaaattatttttaaaataatagaaatatgAGTGGTACACATGAAATTATgagacactggatctcatctcgAGTCTTGGGGGAGGAGAAAGTAGCGGCAGGGAAAACGTGGGAGAGCGGAGGAGGGAGGACCGGCGGCGGCCGCGGCCTGATGCTCATGTTGCCGTCGGAGCAGGTGGCGGCTTGAGAGATGTTTTAGTTAATTTGATCTTTTATGGGTTTTCAAAGTTTCACTTTGGTGTTGGGCATCgtcaattaaattttattttgggctcttaaaaaTGAAGTGGACTATTTAATTTTGTGGGCTGCGTGTTTTGTGTAATGAAGAGGGCCTTTTGTTAATTGGGCTATGAGTTtacttatttattaattaaattgtttaaattaattaaattgtttaaattaattaattagactcttaattgagtttaattaattatttaaaaatgattGCATAATgacattaatattattatgtatATGTATTGAGTGTAATTACTTAACTATGTGTTTTAAAGCATGAAAAGAATATGCATTATACATTGAGTAAAATGAagactatgaatagaatcacccatcACCTAAAAAGTAGCTAGATAATGGGCTTTAATCATGAAGGCCCATCTCAACTCAAtttcgagataagcccaacagaTCGTTAACTGAATAGTGGTGGCTTTGATGAATGGTAGCTAAGTAGAGATAGTTACAAAGAAAAGGTGCCCAATAGATAATTATAT is a window encoding:
- the LOC130999836 gene encoding putative disease resistance protein RGA3, with the protein product MQCDASKLISYCWNLREISDRCGEEESEGRSFPITSLPIFPRLTKLTIKGVPKLSLETVDGILQGCCHSLYELYLWGMESWECMPESIQHLTALTSLCLIDFGMEELPEWFGNLSSLKSLQLYNFKRLRRLPSMDAMRRLTTLKRLVIKRCPELVIKSEADYEWPKVSHIPHIEIDDRPPIHRRRPESWIQPFPINY
- the LOC130997030 gene encoding putative disease resistance protein RGA4; amino-acid sequence: MEGEAAAAVLQVLVQNLVDLCKKEISQIRGVRKDAEKLAGSLDMIKKFLNDAEKRDITGEAVKGWLEKLEDVAFDADNVLDEINYHNLSKQIKPAEPEEEKVPSCFSCFKHISRSRNMALKIKEINEKLESINEEAVKFGLVEKFANEPTLVIASSETDSSYHDPIFIGRDNVASEIVEKLTNSITTDESRDETRFGSHIWVHVSPNFDAITLFKKILNNLTSCQVENASREDILAKLKEALKDKTYLLVLDDVWNEDLSKWQDFYNSLFGVSCVKGNAIVVTTRSIKVASIVNPLHTRELEGLSEEDCWSIIKVKTFGEENASSEFEAIGRKIARRCQGLPLAANVVGGILSNQSEEEWRSIEEKWLSADEGGDNISKILRLSFDNLSLPSLKKCFAYCAMFPKGSEIIKQELIEMWMAEGFLQADGRDDMESVGEKFINVLLHNSLLQVLWRDDDGNVKSCGMHDLVHELACSVSTTVERNQVVSQKKWQNLCVHY